From the Acipenser ruthenus chromosome 5, fAciRut3.2 maternal haplotype, whole genome shotgun sequence genome, the window ataataataaatacatttcctagtGCTGCTGgtcaatgtcccgccttcctgacttgtatctatcactgattcgttctgaatactttaaatcagccccaactactgagtgacagcacattcctacatctCTATTGGAGACACCGCTTGCGAGACTTgtaacgagattacaatcagtatggaggcttgttagcaggatttaaagctgtattacagttaagatacagaggatttaaaacagaattgtggcgaaatgtacaaaaatggctacacacaaaaaccccagaagaatgtatcctgtgaccatagggattttgttgtggaagacagcaaaggaaagaaggtacatcttaagtgtgcaagtactgtcgagttactatacacaTTTTGACAaaccgctcaagcattttggaaagtaaccgacaacactaatttcatacaatacaattaataaaaccctaattgtattatttatttatatatatatatatatatatatatatatatatatatatatatatatatatagtaacacagcagggagggggttaatcctccctgccaaagaaattaaaataaagtgtatttgtttagttattgtattgatttatatttgttaattgttttattattaattatcccctgcacctggcgatcattgtaaattagagccaggtgcggggtatttaaagaaagcagccagtttgATTGAGGCTGCCTTGTGAGGAGCTGTGTGTGTATTCAGTCGTTGCACAGAAAAAAGgtactgtgttttctttttctatgtatttttgtgttatggcAGGTAAAGGGCATAGccatcctgcgagctagtcagggacctgcataagttTAGTTCGTGCTCGAAAAGAGccaagtgtttgttttatttttgttattgtttattaaaaacagcgCGAAAGCGCTTTAAAacctcaatttctgtgtgttgggtctgcttttaaagggtcAACGAACCGTGGAGAGTGCAGctggttcactatatatatatatatatgttatagtaCATAACCTTATTCTGAAAACACACTAACAGGCCAAGCCATTTCAATTTAATAAGTCCTTGGTTTTCATGACAGAAGTACTAATAAAAATCTactgaaataaaatgataaaagttTATTACACAGCTTTTCCGTCAACGacaataaaatgtacacattCTAATTTACCAGTTGTTTTGAGAATGTATTATACAGAAGACCACAAGGGTTAGGGGCTCATAAGTGTTGACTTCACTGAATTGGGTAACAAATATTTTAATCAAAGCACCCCCCCAACAAAACTCATGAGCTACACTGTACACTCCCTGCCCTCCAAATTACAGAGTTCTGAATGtaggtagcaaaaaaaaaaaaacaatttaacagTATTTGCATGCACCAAGCAATGCCTAACTGATAGGCATAAGACAGAACGCATAATGGCTATCTACAACAAACAGGAAGAAAATGGTGTTGAACCTTGTGTTTTATTCCAAGACCAAGGCTGGcataaattacccatttattgacCCCCCCCCTTTAGGAAACCAACTACGATTCGTCCCCTGTTTCTGCCTGCTGTAGTTTAGTCCAGCCCTCGGTGGAGTGGCCGTGTTTCTTTTGGTGGCGCTTGTAATTGTCCCAGTGGCCTGTGGTGTAGGGGCACTCCTGGCATTTGAAGGGTTTCTCCCCAGTGTGCCGCAGCATGTGGCGCTTCAGGTTCATGCTCTGGTTGCAGCTGTAGTTGCAGACGCTGCACTTGAAGGGCTTGGCGCCAGAGTGGACACGCTCATGCCTCTTCAGGTTGGCCAGGTTGCCGCAGGCGTAGTCACAAAGATCGCACTTGTAGGGTTTCTCACCCGTGTGAACCCGCTGGTGCCGCTTCAGGTTATCAAAGTGGGCAGAAGCGTAGTCACACTGCGGGCATTTGTAAGGCTTCTCTCCGCTGTGCGTCTTCATATGACGGGCTAGGTGGTTGGGGTAATGTGTGATGAACGAGCACAATGCGCAGGAGAAGACCTTGTCTGTTTTCTCTGGGCTGCTGGGGGTCTCCTGGGAAAGCACCTCAAGACCACACTTGCTGCAGATCTGACTGGACGAATTGTCTTCATGCATAAAGCCATCATCCAACACAAGGCCACAAAGGCGGCAGGTGAAGGGGAACAGGAGCTCAGGGAGAGTCTGTGATTCCTCTGTTACGTCCCTAGGGTCTAGAAGGCTGTGGGGATCCATCTCTGGCTTTAAACTTGCATAGCTCTGGAGGAAGTCAGTGCTGCTGTTTACATGGAGGGTCAGGTCTGAGACAACTGCATCTGAAAATAGAACAGAACACATCACTACAATAAAGAAATTACCATTATTACTACATAGAATGGAACCTAATTGCTAGTACATTCCATTTACACATGTACAAAGACAGATGGACAGAGACCCCGTTATACCCCCAGTTTGATACTTTTGTATTAAAGAATTGGATATACGGTTTCTTCACTATATCCTTGTGCACGAGGACATGCAATGAAATAGTTTCATTCCTTTTCTAAAATTTGCCTTTGCACCTGTGTCAAAATTAGGTCCCTTATCTTGCTACCTAGAATCTATTtcctataaaaaacaaaataagaaaccCTACCCTGTGGTGCAAGTAACTTACCTTCAGTCTCCAAGGGAGGCTCCTCCACTTCATGTCCCATCATGTGTCGCTTGAGCATGCGGCTGTTGCTGGCTCGGTAATCGCAAAGGTTGCACTTGTTCGGCTTGTCCTGTGTGTGCATGCGCTCATGCCTCTTGAGGTTGCCCAGGGAGTTGCAGGCGAAGGTGCAGTACTCGCACTTGAAGGGTTTTTCCCCTGTGTGGGTGCGCACGTGCCGCTGCAGGTTGACCAGCTGCGCTGATGCATAGGCACAGTGCGGGCACGTGAAAGGCTTCTCTCCGTTGTGCGTCTTCATGTGTCGTTTCAGGTGGTTGGAGTAGCGCGAGGAGAAGTTGCACACCTTGCAGGAGTAGACCTTCCGGTTGGAGCCGCTGTTTTTCTTGGCAGCGTGAGCCTCCTCGGGTTCAACTCCGTCTGCACTGTCTTCGCCGCACTTCAGGCAGTAAGGAGTGGAGAGGCCTAGGCCTCCAATGGAGTTGTCCAGCAGCTGTCCACACTGCTTGCAGGAGAGGTAGTGCTGTAATGTGTGGTGGCAATTCTCTTCCTGGtcactctctgtgtctctggggTCTTCAGCGTCGCTCTCCATGCTAAGCCGGTTGTAGCTGGAACAGTCATCATCACTCAGAGAGTAGACCGGGATAACAATCTCAGCACCTgaatctgtaaataaataaagtatctaTTTTAGAGGTCAGCACGGGTACCTGAAAATCCGGGTACTTGTCGGGTTTTTAAATTACCTGACGCTATCCGggtttcgatttattaatttgagaatttaaagaaaatgtacaaaatatgacaatacagttgtaagctcGGGTCTCTGGCCAGCGTAATAcacaacattaaaacaagcttttgcattaagccttttcttaactgacaggatatcaatgttttacaaaaaacaataacacacagcaagCGGTAaatacacctcaataataataactgtggtgactattcttctcaggaaccaaatcagaaagaaaacaacataacatcatGTTGGGTTTATAGCAGTGATGACTCTGTGATCCATCAATAATTATTAAAAATTATTTCTTTTCACATCAGTTTAGCTTATACTGTAGTGTGTTAATCTACATGATTAGTATGAGAAAGGCATTACTAGCACACTTAACATGTtccacaaatattttttatttaacccaaaacaaaatagtaagtgtgtaagtgtgtgagtttctcatactgatttaattttgtactttgcaccttaCGCATTTTGGAGAGCATGTTTTTTATAAGTAAATCTActtaattaaaatttaaaaaaatgttttcgttttcagtctgttttctggggtacactgctcacaatactttatttatttatttatttacttattttaaaataaaggctacttatttgatctGTCTGGTAAGGATCTGCACaatactgtagataaagcattacatattggaagccacacagttattattaaaggatcacagagttatcactgacataaaccaacaggatgttgttgttttctttccggtttaGTTCCTAAGAAAATAGTCacctcagttattattattattattattgaggtgtacttgctgctgtgtgttattgttttctgtaaaatctTGATATCTTATCAGTTAAGAAAAGGTTTAATGCAAAgtttgttttaacattgtcttttcCCACACTTACAACTGCATACATATTTTCTACACGGTTTCCAGTATTTAAAGAATTCTCAGAAGTTATTTTTCAGTCCGAAGAGATAAGTCCAGCTGTATACCTTACATGAGATGCAGTTCTATGTAACAAATACATTGTAGAAAACCAACTGAAATTATAAATGATAAATATAAAGCAAGCATTTTCTAGAGAACTTAAGTGCAGCACAAATAATACTAGAGTAAACATAACCAAAACATCACTACaaatatatctctatatctctctatatatatctatatataaaataaacattactaATGGGCTGGCCAAAACATGCCCAACAAAGCACATTTATTATCCAAACCTGCCAGTGGgggaaacaaataataataataataataataataataataataataatttcaaactgAGAACCATCCAAAATGCACCTGACCAATCATTCAACATAaagcatttacatatttttacttACAGGAGAGAGCTGTGTGGCATCTAttggctataaaaaataaataaggttgCAATATATTTAAAGCAGGCTTGAGTACCGAGCACAGGAGTTTCCTTCAGCATCCAGCTCAATTCATACTGTGCAAATCCAGTGTGagaatgaaaaaaacagaaaactgcCCAGCTCACTGCAGGAACTGAAAAATGCAGGAGATTGTTCTTGGGTTTTATTTGGTTCTTTAGGCCCACCTCAGTAATAATGTTTAATGGATTTGATGATGATTGTGATTGATGATAATGATCATGTTCATCGTGAtggtaatgatgatgatgatggtaatgataatgatgatgatgatgatgatgatgatgatgatgatggcagtaatgatgatgatgatgatgatgatgatgatgatgtggtCATCATGGTGTGCTTGATGATCATGACCTaaatgatgatggtgatgggGTTCAGATGCCTTTCTgagcatttatttttgttgtcaaGAGGAATGAAAATCCCCTGCAATGTAAGCAGATGTATGTACTCCTATGATCAACtagacctacagctatggccaaaagttttgcattaccctatagaattaactcattttgcttcataaattagaattaaacctgctgaataattttacGTTAAAAtactgaattgcataccactttgtagttttccatctacgTAACAAAAAACTATTaaggcttcaggtagacttttgcgatatcattttgtcgtttctttgattacatgatgttaaataaaatatgtaaattatgttcatatagtccTTATGTCAATGTTTTGCCAAGTTCTTGCCATATTGCAGTCCATGATTATTAGCATTACAATCACAATACATTCTGGATTCATTTAATACAAGCTTTTAAACAGAACCAAATCATTGCCAGCAGATGTGTAAATTACTTAAAGCTGCTATGAGATCATATTCCCATATTATTTATTCCAATAGCCAAGGCGAAAACAAACAAGATGGACAAATTACATTTCATGCAGATTTTTTGTAGAAGTCATTAAGAGTTTTAAACAGTTGaatcaaaatatattttgaagtATATATTAGAGATGCAAGTCTTATGTTAAACTAAAGCTACCtcaataaaatgaaactgacttgCTCGCAGAAGCATTTAATTTAAAGCAGCTTCCAGATTTGTCCGCAGCATCCCTTTGTTTTGCAGCTTCGCGCTGTTCGCTGTTTATTCCAGTTTAGGACCTCAACTAACATTTAATTTTCTTCAACACTTTTACATTTGGCTGTTTTAGTGTTTAGCATCATTACTTGTTTTTTATTAGgtctacacagagtaatttaactGACGCGACAGACTCAACTGCCGGCTTAATGCTGAAactcccaaaaaaacaaaaaaaaacaaccctggtTTCGGTTTTCTTTTGTCGGTGTCATTCAGTTTTGAATTTTATGCAAATATCGGTTAAAATCATAAAATCATAACCGTTGCATCTCTAGAATGTATGTTTAAAGCCTAATGATGAAAAATAGTTCAGTGTTTTACAAGATTTTAACAAAACTACTGCATTGCCAGTTTGCCCCCTAGtgttaactgatttttttttttttttttttttacatctgtatTATATATCTAAAGATGTAATAAAAGAAAGGAAGCGTTCTGTGTTTAACTGAGTGCTTCAAACCAGACTCAAAGAACAGATCAGAGAGTTAAATGTGTACATCATTTGTAAGTATGTCCAAACTGTAAACTGACAGCCAACAATGCGTACCCCACGCCGCACTGTTGCAGTGGAAACAGGTGTGTGTTGTCCAGTTGTGCAGCTGTAGCATgttggtcaatgcagccactgGTTTAAGGGATAAACGATTTCCATGGCCATCTGCAGTCATtcccttgtgaagtcactgagattGTTGCACACAACTCTCATACAGCTTTTACAGGTCCAGTGAATCACACAACCACATATACTGCACTTACAGAACATCATCCACAGTACATTTCAACTGAATCACTCACAAACCTTCAGAATCCTTCTCGAATCCTATGATCTTGTCGTCGCTGTCTACAAACTCCAGGTCCTGGCCCAGGAGGAAGTCACTCTCCAAGACGAGGTTCCCTGAATTATCCACGCCCAACCCATCTTCTGAATCCACTGCAATCAAAAACACCTTGTCAGAGACACACCTAAAACAGCAACAAATATATGTGCAATATATGCTTAACTTGCTTTTTGAACTTGACAAACCGTGCAGCCATATGGCACTGCACAGCTAACATCAGCATTACACAAAAGGCAGGGAAAATGTAGGACAGACCCACAAATGGTGTATAAAGAATAAGTATCTtcaaaattactttattttttaaatttaaagagCAAGCAGTTTCCTTTTGGTATTTCTTAACTATACAGTATATCGAGACATATCAGCCATTTTTATAGAGGCAAGAGCCAATGCCATCTAGTAAACAGATACAAAGGatccatagatagatagatagatagtagatagatagatagatagatagatagacagatagaaaaGTTTTAGCTCAACGGGCCAACTTGCCAacgttttggtatgtttaacatgccttcttcaagggaaagtgtgtttgaaaacaaacattgaagGTATTTATagacttttgatgccatggtaaccacacatttactTCTCTTGGAATGTGATGTCTTTGTGATGCCATTCACAATCTattgttcctttctatttaaaccctCAGGCATCATGGTGTCTAGtctatttatcaatttattttcttttattcttctatgctGTACATTCTccaatttaattttttctaaaaccacaaactttaggttatccatggtgtgtctgttccttgtaaagtgctgaactattggttcattttctttcatatttcttatatttgattggttgttctgtattgttttatataattaggtatctgtctctcctacatgttttattttattacattttatgcaaaatatatcatatacaaggttgctatccttgcATGACGGATTTTTAAAgactaaatatttgttttcttcatttgCGATTTCACTTATCCttaccaatatatttgcacactttgcATGTGCTTTTACAGGCTTTCATGTCCCTTAATGTATCCATGATCCCTttgtttactgtggactaaaatgtcagccCATGTTTGCATCCTTTCTAAAAGCTACGATCAGTGCTTTcggaaatatttttttatgaagtatacgtaaatgcttacaaactattttttaaatattgggtaataatttagaatacataattattaaattattaaatcaagtagttca encodes:
- the LOC117402705 gene encoding zinc finger protein 513-like; the protein is MPRRKQSNPQPVKLDSEDGLGVDNSGNLVLESDFLLGQDLEFVDSDDKIIGFEKDSEDSGAEIVIPVYSLSDDDCSSYNRLSMESDAEDPRDTESDQEENCHHTLQHYLSCKQCGQLLDNSIGGLGLSTPYCLKCGEDSADGVEPEEAHAAKKNSGSNRKVYSCKVCNFSSRYSNHLKRHMKTHNGEKPFTCPHCAYASAQLVNLQRHVRTHTGEKPFKCEYCTFACNSLGNLKRHERMHTQDKPNKCNLCDYRASNSRMLKRHMMGHEVEEPPLETEDAVVSDLTLHVNSSTDFLQSYASLKPEMDPHSLLDPRDVTEESQTLPELLFPFTCRLCGLVLDDGFMHEDNSSSQICSKCGLEVLSQETPSSPEKTDKVFSCALCSFITHYPNHLARHMKTHSGEKPYKCPQCDYASAHFDNLKRHQRVHTGEKPYKCDLCDYACGNLANLKRHERVHSGAKPFKCSVCNYSCNQSMNLKRHMLRHTGEKPFKCQECPYTTGHWDNYKRHQKKHGHSTEGWTKLQQAETGDES